The genome window ttagttagttagttcaAACTAGCTTCACCTAAACCTGCTACGACAataaatgctgcttatgcactgactcatcagtattaataatgtgctttgctacatttatttaaaatatcagtTGCAGTCCGATTTTCTGCAAAACGATTACTTTTGGTTTAGtactttaaagtccccctccactcaaaaatatagtttttcttcttgttctttcagttggatgtttgagcttcactgtgcagaatgatgtatgtgcagagtttgacactagaagactgttttcacttttatctgctgaaagtggaaatttCACATCACAGATCACATGTCAGATCACAGATCGCTTGTCTTGTACAGACCGCTTTGAAAATTTTGGATTAAAAACACTTGTCCCTCCAAACAATTTATGAGCAGTCTATTATCAGACAGGCACAGAAAATAGTGTCTGATCCAACTCATGTTCTCCACCCAGAGTTCCAGCTCTTGCCTTCTGATAGAAGATTCAAGATTCCCAAGAGGCTGAACCATATAAACATTCATTCTTGACTATATTCATCAAGCTTCTTTACAATAACATGTAATATAGATGATGGCCATGAGGGTTGTGCCATTGTCagtaggtgtgtatgtgtataggCAAACTgctgtgaatgtgtatgtgcaaACTGTGTATGTATATGGAAGCTATGagctgttgaaatgtttttttatcttctgtGGAACTGCAGGATGGAGTCCAGACCATATTTCCCTACAGGGACATTAAAATATATCTTATCTTCCCTCATAATTTTCACTGTGCTCATcgaaaatataattttaagtGGTGGGCCTaaaagcatgatttgtgacaacacaaacagtttGGAAGATGATCCTGGTCCAATATGTAACTCcagttcacaaacactgagaatgaactttataGTGAACAAGGAAACATtatgtgtccagcagttaaacttctaaaatgaaatatatttgcatatttatagttttttgttttttttaatgaggaagtagtatatgtcattttaaaaacttcaatgtggtaattatacttttttctggggaaaaaaacatatcagagacacattattgttccaagcagagtaccTTTTGCATGTCTTACTAAAattctggaggggatctttaagtggATTTAGTAGGTAATACTTTTACGTAAGTAGGATCTTAtctgcaggacttttacttgtaatggagtatttttacattgtggtattgatacttcTTCCACCTTTGCTTTTTGGTAAATTAGAGGTTTGTGGTAGTAGTGCTGCTGAGTATTATTTAGCTTTTATGTGGGAGGATATTTGTATGTTTGCTGTCATAACGAACATGACACAATAATGAACACTGCTAAACACACAGAAAGGGAATAAACATgctgtaatatactgtaagtgaGGGAGTAAACTAGCATGCTAGCTTGTCAGCTATCTTACCTTTAGAAACCAGCGGAAGTCGTCGCCCTCTGGTTTCACACTGGTCACATTTTCCAGAGTGGCTTTGAACTGGAGCCCAAATTTCTGCCATGGAGATCacaataaattaacaaaatgagCCATAATGGTTTCAGTGTTTACAATTCAACATGCTGAAGCTACATACCACCATCTTGAAGCCTTCCCATTGACAACtcgtcctgctgccttcaggtgtTCCTCGTAAATTCTAGCTTCTAAAGTCATGAAGCACGGGTTTGTGCTTTTTTTATGCGCGTGTCCGGATCAAGCTAGGTAATGACAAAATAGTCCGAGTACAAATAGTAGAGTTTTTGACGGTTGACTTATCAAAGAAATCTAGTCGTACAGCGTTACTTACCATAACGCCAACTGTAATAATATGTTGAGATGTCAGTACTGTATGCTTGGAATAGTCATTATCGTATAGCTCATGTTATATCGCATATATTATGTATTTCCATTAGTAGTTGGAAGCTTAACGGAGCAAGTTAATAAAccttttcagttattttaagtatttagGTCGCAAATTGCCCAAAATCCGTCAGCATTCATAGGTAGCACACTTCCAGCTGTCAATGACGCCCTCAAGTGGACAAACTGAGTAAAGACTGAGTGACCTCATTACTGGTCCCATAGTTTCCCATTGGTGACATTATTTTATAGTGAGAAGCCGTCTTCTTTGTCTTAGTTCGCACATCCACGCAggaaacactcacacatacatgtacattttATTCCATACATCTCATCATGGCATATCATTAACGTGACGTGTAGGCCATAAATAAGCACGCGCCTCAGACAAGGACACTCGGCTGCATCAGTTTATTGATCATTAAGCAATTGACGACGTCAATCATGTTACAAATCATCAAACAACCTCAAACCAATTCAACAGTCATACGGTACAAATCTCATCGTACAAATCATTCATTCAATTGCACTATACACAGCACATGGAATACAAAATtgaatcaagttttttttattattgtaacctCATGTCAGAATGGAAACTGGTTTCTAGTGTGGATACTTACTGTACATACGTTAACCTGAGGCAACTTTGCGGAGGCATTGTGGTGGGTCTTTGTAGTTAATGGCCTTAAACCTAGGGTAACAAATATTGCTGTGGCATTGAACACCTTAATCATACTTTTTATTGTCAACCTGAGTACACATGTAATATGTTAACCTTGTTCATCAGCTTTGCCTTCCCTGTGAATGCAAGCAGAGCCATTTAAACTGGGTAAGATTATGAGTAAATTATATATACAAATTTCAATACCCTCATCATTGAAAATTTCTTATATAAATTAGCTTTGATTGGGACAATCAACAGAAGCCAAGAGGCCATTAATTAAAAGGGGACAAGCATCCCAAAAATGTAACAATACCCACGACACCAGACTGACTTAATACAGCAGTTGGTTGAACCTTCCAGCCTTTGGCTTCATAGGTCTGCATTATTCTGCACGTGACAATCAGTACTGAAAAATCATGTAGTGTGTCTCCGCTGCTGCAGACATTTACACGGAATCAATGTGGTGTAGTAAACAGTGTAACACAATGAGGGAacttaaaacactgaaaaaaaaaggggggggaaGGAAACACTCCCAAGATTGTCAGTACAAATACAGAGTGCAACCCTGGTTTGCTCAACTTGTCTTCTAATCCACATCCTTCCCGTTTGGAACCCACCCAAACATTTATTAGACGCCCCGGCCATTAGGGGTTCAAGTTTTAtcagacattaaaaataaaaaataaaaaaaggtttccCCTCTTTTATTCATCATCAGCGTGAACTTCCATGAAGCAGCAGGggatacataaaaaacaaaatgcaatcTGGGAGGAAAATGCATGGGGTCAATTTTTAACCCATGGTCTCATCACAAGAATAACAAGAGCTTCTTTCTTTAAACCTTCCTGACAAAAATCTAGTTCAACAATTACCATGAAGATAACTAAATAACATGAGTAGTCATAATAAAAGGCATTTCAATTCTTTTTGCATCttcttctgtcatttttttttctttctccctcttaaATACAGTGATGCCAACAGGCATTATTTACAGCGCTtccccccccacacccctctCCGCTCTGTGAAGAGAGGTGCGATGAGGTCAATGAGGTCGGCTGCTGGACTCGGATGTCCGCCGCTGCCGTGGAGTGCTGTGGCCGTTCATGCAGCCGTTGTGGCGCTTGCTTAGTCCGCCGTTCAGAATGTCTTGGATGTGCTGTACTATCAAGTTGATGGCGACTGCGGAAAtcaagagaggaagagaagagggaaaGACTCAACGGAGCAGCTTCACAAGACACCCCCCCCCTCCGAGAGAAACGTTTCCCAGCCTGATAAACACAAATGCATTGTCTGCTGTTCTGGATGATAAAATCTGGTCTTACCAAGGTTATCTGCTCCTCGTGGAATAATCACATCTGCGTACTTCTTTGTCTGGTTGAAATTAAGATAAGATCAAGGCTCAGGTTACGGGAAAGACAACATTTTTCTCATGAACAGATAAAAATGGAGTCAGACCAATGTTGGATTTATGTCCAATAGTTGAGAGTATACAAGGCAATCTGGTTTTTTTCGAGGATCTTGACCAagatgtgaacattttacagtttatgtgTAACGGTAACATTGTTTAATTATCTGTCACATCTCTTTGGCCTTTCTGTACTGCAATTTTGCTACATACCAGCTGACATTCACATACCAGTACATCTGTGATAAGCTACAATGTGTTTGTTGTCAATGCCAACTATCCCAGTGTATCGGTCAGGTTTTACTGCACAGCTAAAGCTGCTGTGTTAAGTTAGGAGAGTCACATACTGGTAAACAGAACTCCTCAAAGGCCGGTTTCACAAAAGTGATGTACTGCGCCAGCACTTGCTCCAGCTCTCTTCCACGCTCACTGATGTCTCTTAGaactgaaacagagaaaacacacaaaaacagaaacatgaataattatttaacaaaacatattaaaaaaaaaaaaaaaaaaaaaggaaaatatgtgTCTATCCAGGTCATTCCCAATGAACAACCACACTGCAAATAAATTAGtaatgtatgaatattacttTTCTACTTCAAAGTTTTCACAGCCAGCATTCAGTGGTGACTTATACTGGTGCCGAATTTGATGAATTGTGGCTTTGTAATCGATGacttgttaaaaatgttaaattagtACGCTTAAGTTTCAACTgcaaacaccaacacacacctcGACGTGAGAGCCGTGTGTCTGGGTCTGTGTCGACAAACAGCTTCATCTGGAATAGATCTCTGATCTCCTGCGAGTAGAACATCAGGATGCCCTCAAACAGGACCACATCAGCCGGATACACCGTAACAAACTCGTCTTTCCTGAAACACATTCAGACGAGGTTGTGTGCTGATTTTAATTGCAGTTACACAATCAGGGATATTCGGACCGTGAACCTGTTTAACATGACTATGTATGTAATTATAGATAAAGTATCTATTTTGCAGAGCATATAATGATGGGTGCGGGTCAAACAGCATCAGTGAGAGGCGACAGAGTGGCGCTCACCTGGAATGACTGACAAAGTCATAAACTGGGATCTGGACTGTCTTCCCCTGCAGGATCTGTCTGAGTGTTTGCATTATCAGTTCATTGTCAAAGGCAtctgaggaaaagaaaaggaaaaacgCTCAGTTGTGATCTTCATGGGATGTCGTATCGCTTGATTAACAGCAGTTACACCAGCTTGGTGTGGGCACGTGGGGACCCGCGCTCCACGTTTGGTAACCCTGTGAATCCCTTTCGTGTAACAGGTGTTGGGTTCAGTCTCTGAGCCACAGAGCAGCTGCCTCTGACTAAGGCCTGCTGACTCTGGGGATTTAAAATCAGCTGAGAAAGGAAGCAGGAGCAAGAGGGGGTAAAGAGACTCCAAAAATGGAGTCTATGCTTGTGAAACCCGTTAGGAAAATGATCTGCGTGGCAGAAAAGGGTGCAGCTGAACAAAAGCCAAGTTTCAAATGTTATCTTTATACTTCCAGTTGTTTGAGTTACTGTCACGATAAGCATTTTATAATCTGTATAGTGCATAGTAACTGCATCAGTTTACATAACATTTTGTGGAGAATTATAAAACCCACACCCCATCAGTGAAACTCTACTTGCAAATCAGTTatctggttttaaaaaaaaaaaaaaaaaaagggcactTGCAAACTACTTTCCTTGAGGTCACTGTAATGCTTTTGTAAGAAAGCTGAAAGACAATAACTATCCAGTGTTTTCATACCTGGATGATCAAAGTTGAACTGGCCCTTAAGAGCCTTGGCCTTCTGGTCTGGAGTCAGCACCTTGTAGAAGCTGTCCTGGCTGAGGATCGCCACCTGCCTCTGGTGGTGGTCGATCTTGTTCTGCCCCAGCAGCTCCATGATCTTCTCGCACACCGACGACTGCGGACACAATGACGAATCGAAAAACTGATGACCACGAGAGACCGTGACAAGGCATGAACAGcctatacacacacagcaataaaagaaaaatgctaaaGTGTCCTGACATGGTGCAAAATCTGCAGCAACACCAGTCCTTTTCACTACCACTAACCCAGATATTAGCGAGTGAAAGCACTGCAGTTATATCTTGTTTCAATTCAGTCTACAAAGAACAGAAATAACCCTTTCATACTGATAAAAACAGTCAGATTTTACCCGGAAATAAGGGTGAGCAGGTGATTTCCCACACTGTATGAGGTCACTCACCCCCCCATTCATATATAAACTGTCCTGTGCCCCATCATTTTTGTCCTCActgacccccccctccccaactAAATGAATCTCATGACGGATGCTGACAGGGCATTCTCCGGTTGCCCGAGGCCATGTCGCCTTTGTGCTCATGAAATTGAGCTACAATGAACTTGGACAACCCCCTTATGCAGGAGCTGGGAGGATGTATCAATACACTCAAATGCAACACTTTAAACCAAGAGGGCCTAGCTTTTACGGTGACCT of Thunnus thynnus chromosome 12, fThuThy2.1, whole genome shotgun sequence contains these proteins:
- the uck2b gene encoding uridine-cytidine kinase 2-B, giving the protein MAGDTETHLRDRGENTDIIRQPFLIGVSGGTASGKSSVCEKIMELLGQNKIDHHQRQVAILSQDSFYKVLTPDQKAKALKGQFNFDHPDAFDNELIMQTLRQILQGKTVQIPVYDFVSHSRKDEFVTVYPADVVLFEGILMFYSQEIRDLFQMKLFVDTDPDTRLSRRVLRDISERGRELEQVLAQYITFVKPAFEEFCLPTKKYADVIIPRGADNLVAINLIVQHIQDILNGGLSKRHNGCMNGHSTPRQRRTSESSSRPH